TACGTAAACGGCACGCTCAACAGCACCATGGCGGCGGCGAACGGAGCGGCGGCAGCGTAGTCAAGCTCGTCGCTGTAACTCCAGAACCGCGTTGCCAGAGTATTCACGCCGGCCGGCGCCAGCAGCAGGGTCGCTGTCAACTCGGTGATGACCGCGACGAAGACGAAGGCTGCGGCGCTGGCAAGGCCGGGAGACAGCAGCGGCAAGGCGATCCGACCGACCCGTCGCAGGTGGCTCGCCCCGAGGGACCGCGCAGCATCGTCGAACTCGGGACGAGCCTGGGCGATCGCCGGTCGCAGGCTGACGATGGCCCTCGGAAGGAAGAGGATGACGTAGCCGACGATCAGCAAGGCGATGGTCTGGTAGAGCGCGTCGAACCACCGCGCGCAGACGGTGACGAGCGCCAGGGCGACCACAACCCCCGGCAACGCGCTGGAGACATACGTGCAGCGCTCGAGGATCGCCGTTAGCGCCGACCGGTGTCGCACCGCAAGCCAGGCCAGCGGCAGACCGACGAGCGTGGCGACGACCGCACCGGCGATGCCGAGCTCCAGGCTGGTCCGCAATGCCGGCAGGAGCTCGTCGGCGACGTCGGCTCCGTACGAGAGCCATCGGCTCACCGCGACGCCCGGGACGCCGATCGCCGCAATAAGGACTGCGGCAACGACTGCTGTGACGGGCCAACGCCAGGCCCGTAGCGCGACAGTTCGCTCCACGCGCGCAGCGCCGGAACCGATGCGCGAGTATCGAGCGCGCCCGCGCAACAGCGCCTCGAGCAGGAGCAGGCCCAGACAGAGGATGACCGATACCCCCGCGAGCATCGTCGCCGCAGAGCCGTTGAAGGACGACTGGTACTGCGTGAGGATCGCCACGGTGAACGTCTCGTAGCCGATCATCTGCAGGGCACCGAACTCTGCGAGCACGTGCAGGGCGACCAGCAGCGCACCGCCGAGAAGGGCCAGGCGCAGCTGTGGCAACGTCACGCGCAAGAAGACGCGAACCGGACCGAACCCGAGAGCAGCCGCCGCCTCCTCGAGGCCGGGGTCCAACCCGCGGATCGCGGCGGCCGCCGGCAGGTACACGAACGGGAAATAGGCGAGCGTCGTGATCAGCGCGGCTGCCGGCAAGCCTTCGAAGCCGGGCTGCAGCGAGGCCCACGCGTAACTCGTCACGAAAGCCGGGACGGCGAGCGGAGCCACGAGCAGGGCCGCCCACAGCCGCCTGGCCGGCACATCGGTGCGCTCGACGAGCCAGGCCGCTCCGAGGCCGACCAGTGAACAGCAGAGCGTCGTCACGGCGGTAAGGGTCACCGTGTTAACCAGGAGCGCACCGACGCGCTCCCGCAGGATCGACGACGCGATCTGCGTCCCGCCCAGGCTCAGCGTCTCGCCGACGATGAAAGCGATCGGGAGGAGGCCGACCGCTGCAACGCCTACGGCTGCAAGATAAAGCCAGCGTCCCCCGCCGCGACGGCGCACAGCACGCCGGGCCGGGACACCACGAGGCGCCGGTGCGGCATCGACGGAGGTCAGATAAGGCCCTTATCGGTCATGAGCTTGATCACCGTGGGTCCGTTGAGCGTCGCCGGGTCGATCACCGGGGCGTCGAGCCCGGACAACGGCGGCAGGACGGGGTTCGACGCCAGGCCATTGCCGACGACGTACTCCATCGCGTCGCTCTTCGCGAGAACTTCCTGGCCTCGCTTCCCGGTGACGTACGCGAGGAACTGCTGAGCCTTGTCGACTCGCGGGCTGCCGGCGATAACACCGCCGCCGGACACCGAAACGAAAGCGCCCGGATCCTTGCCACCGAAATAGTGGGGCTGGGTGTTGCGGCTGTTCTCCTGAGTCTTGGCCTGATCCCGGTACCAGTAGTAGCTGTAGATGACACCGCCATCGACTTCGCCCGCATTCACGCCCTGCATGGTCGTGATGTTGTTGGTGTACACCTTGGCGTTCGCTTTCATACCGTCCAGCCAGGCACTGGTCGCCGCCTGTCCCGACAGCTGAAGCATCGCACTGACGATCGCCTGGAAGTCAGCGCCGCCCGGAGCCGCGCCCCA
This genomic window from Actinomycetota bacterium contains:
- a CDS encoding iron ABC transporter permease — its product is MRRRGGGRWLYLAAVGVAAVGLLPIAFIVGETLSLGGTQIASSILRERVGALLVNTVTLTAVTTLCCSLVGLGAAWLVERTDVPARRLWAALLVAPLAVPAFVTSYAWASLQPGFEGLPAAALITTLAYFPFVYLPAAAAIRGLDPGLEEAAAALGFGPVRVFLRVTLPQLRLALLGGALLVALHVLAEFGALQMIGYETFTVAILTQYQSSFNGSAATMLAGVSVILCLGLLLLEALLRGRARYSRIGSGAARVERTVALRAWRWPVTAVVAAVLIAAIGVPGVAVSRWLSYGADVADELLPALRTSLELGIAGAVVATLVGLPLAWLAVRHRSALTAILERCTYVSSALPGVVVALALVTVCARWFDALYQTIALLIVGYVILFLPRAIVSLRPAIAQARPEFDDAARSLGASHLRRVGRIALPLLSPGLASAAAFVFVAVITELTATLLLAPAGVNTLATRFWSYSDELDYAAAAPFAAAMVLLSVPFTYLILQQSRRMRRR
- a CDS encoding iron ABC transporter substrate-binding protein produces the protein MLRRALAAAMTLAAGLALTACGSGEQVGSDTVVVYSAQHEGLTKSWVDAFTQETGIPVIVRSGRDFEIANQIVAEGKNSRADVFLTENSPAMGIVEQAGLFAEIPAATLAQVPAEFTPKSQRWVPVAARSTVFVYNKDKLSADQLPKSLMDLAKPEWRGRWGAAPGGADFQAIVSAMLQLSGQAATSAWLDGMKANAKVYTNNITTMQGVNAGEVDGGVIYSYYWYRDQAKTQENSRNTQPHYFGGKDPGAFVSVSGGGVIAGSPRVDKAQQFLAYVTGKRGQEVLAKSDAMEYVVGNGLASNPVLPPLSGLDAPVIDPATLNGPTVIKLMTDKGLI